From the Manihot esculenta cultivar AM560-2 chromosome 14, M.esculenta_v8, whole genome shotgun sequence genome, the window CTATGTAAAACGAAAATAACATTAACAGCTTCAATGAAACAAGGAAGATTACAAAGACCCTGTTAAGCAGAAATTTGCACATGTTACACTGATTGAAAAAGTTCCCCCAAAAGCTCCAACAACAAACATATCCTAATTCGTAAacagttaaaatttaataacaccACTTGACCGCTTATACTCAAATATTGAAGCACACGAGTCCAGTTTCTAAAATCGCATTTGATACAAAGACATGGTTGAAATACTTAAGGATTTACTTTCTCAATTACCTTATGAAGAGGATAGTGCAAACACCAGAATTTAGAGACAAATTATTTCCTCTTCTTCTAAAATATATATACGTAAAAGGAGGAAACAAAATTAATCCTACTTTCTATATTCAGCTACCCGGTGTTTCTACGCATTCAGATTTTctcttttcttcaattttctcAGTCATCAAAACCATTGAAAAGCAACGCATACTTAAAAGACATTCAAttctttcttctcctttttcttttccaatTCCACATTTCCCTCGAGTTTCTTCCCAACAAAACAATACTGAAAGAATACTATCAGACAGGTGATTccttttaactcaaaactaaaacCTCAATCCCAACTAGTCATTGTTTGTATACATACTGTTAACCGAACAGCTACTTACACGTCAGAGACAGCAAAGGTGAGGCCAGTGAGGGGATGAGGAGCTTTCGGAGGAGCGGGCTGTGGCGGAGGGAGAAGCTGAAGCTTCTCAACAAAAGCGCCGAAATCTTCCCTTATCGTTTTCTTCAACTTTCTCGTCATTAAAAGAATCCCGGCGAGACCAAGCCCAAGTAGCACCCATAGATTAGCGGGATTAGAGGCCATGTTTCCCCAATCCCCTCACCACCGGAAACGATTAATTTCTGTAAAAACCCTCGAATCTATGTTCGAGaatagaaagagagagagagagagagagagagagagagagagagagagagagagagagggcgTATGAGATAACGCAGAATGAGGCAGGCGGATTTCAAGAGAGACGGAAACTCCGAGTTCTTATTTTCTATTTCTCGAAGGgggttttataaaataaaataaaataaattgtttttgGCCTACTTTAGTTTTGCTCCCTTGTGTTTATCCAATTTGCATCAAGGTCCTTAAAGAtatttttcctccttttttcctctaaatttataattttatttttatattctcattcacgtttatttatatatataataattctctctcaaaatttcaattatttaattcCACCATTGATAGGTTTACTTCTATTTGTatacaaattaataaaatataattaatattcattaaagtttaaatttatataactaaattttacaaaaatattcttaaatttggggaattttattactattatatataaaataatattttattagtaaattaaCAAGCGCTCCATTAAAAAATAGcatgtaatttaaaataaatttaaaagaaaagtaaatttatcttcatattttatttatatttataaaaaatgtcaatatttaaaatttaataatgtttAATAATGTTTTAGTAGTCAATTTAAATCACGCGAATACATATTTATCCATATTAAACCTTTTGTCCAGTAGTtctttgaattgaaaaaaaaaaacttatatagtacatttatttatattttatgaatttttttaaaaattttaaaaataatgaatttcttattaatttaaaattttaaaaattttattaatatcattatatataaatttattaatatttatttaaattaaaattaagtaataaaaattattttattgaaaagtgTTTTTGATGaaagatattttttttgaaaaacatTATTTTCCTGAGATAAATGAAGGCTTAAGTctgtaaattattatatatgaatatttacactgttaaaaatttaaatctgtaaacaaaattaaattagaaaaataattatttctttatgttttagtaatattaaattaaatgaattatatcaattgaaattattttaaatattatgtttcattataattgtatttaaatttatataatttaaatttaaatttgaaaatcagTCTAAATGgatgaataaatttttaattttaaaactaaaattatatggttttataaattttaattttaaaatattattataaacgcagttgtatttttttttctttttttttatcaataaaaaaattatattttaaaactgTCAAATATagcaaaatttataataaaaattaaaaaaaaatagattataatttatcttaaaactaattaattaattaattattataaatattatttaatttatatataatataaaaaaaatattaatataaattatgtgATTGATATCTTTTTTTTGTTTAGACATAatcaatttttcaataaaattatgtgTTTTTATTTCCAGAATAATTCCCCAGATTCTAGAAATGCATAAACCCCTCTTGACCCTCTCACCAAGTCCGCTTCCCTGCGCGCGGATCGATCTCGTTCTCTGCTGAGAATCATGCGAAGAGCCTCAACTCTCGCGTCCTCCGTCTTCTCCCGAACCCTTGCCACCACCTACGACGGTGGAGCTACCACCACCAACCGCCGCCTTCTCCAGGCTGCACTCTATTGTACAGGCGGCGCCGGCGGTTCCTACAATCATAACCGTTGGTTCTATCGGCTTTCCAATTCCTTCTCTGCTCGAGCAGCTTCTGTTGGAGTTGCTGGTGCTTTGGTTTCGGTGGCTGCTACCACATTCCTTGCCCAAGAGGCCTATGCGAAGGAGCCTCCTCCGCAGGAGCTTGTGCCTAAGGACGTTGTCCTTTACCAATATGAAGCTTGCCCTTTTTGCAATAAAGTTAAAGGTTTGTATCTCTCTTATTGTATGTATCCGGTACTGAATAATAGTGTTAGATTTCTttattcttctccttttattgtGTGTGTATTTGTGTATTCTAGTGCAAATGGGAAAAGAGGAATTATATGATTTTCCTAACAAGTTCtttgttatgatttttttttgtcaGCAATGGATCTTCTGGTTCaaagtgttttttttatttgttatttccatgggtaatgaaatttttttttttcagcattTTTGGACTACTATGATATACCATACAAAGTTGTGGAAGTCAATCCAATTAGTAAGAAAGAGATCAAGTGGTCTGATTATAAGAAGGTGCCTATACTGATGGTGGATGGTGAACAACTTGTTGATTCATCAGGTTTTTCTTTTCATCATTGTGTATTAATTTGTAACTTACAAATCTGAATTCTGAATGTTAACAGAAAGTTCTTGTAAAGTataaagttgtgaagtttgtaGCAATTGATGATGAACTAATATGTGGTGGTATGTGTGCAGTCATCATTGATAAGTTGCGCAGCAAGATATCTAAGAAAAAAATCGACTTGGCCTCAGATGGTGGTGGTGAAGAGGAAAAGTGGCGTCGGTAGGTTGCTTTCacatcccccccccccccccccccaattCTTTCTTTTATCGCCAACTGTTCTTTTGAGTTGCACTCCAGGAGATACTCCCTCCAtcccataatttttttctaCAGTGCTTGGAATGTTaggaaagataatttttttattaattttccaattatacatattttaaagatattaattttattaaatactaagagTTGTTTTAAGAGGTCTTTtggaaataatataaaattaaatagtgttataataatcaatttatatgttactatagtttaaaaatagaaagtggacaataattttgagacaactaaaaaagaaaaatggacaAAAATGGTTAGACTGAGGGAGTATAAAACTTACAAACAAAAGGAAAGGAGTTGGAGGAAATGAGGAATGCGGAGACTTTTGGAGGTTTCTAACTGACGCAAAAGCTTCATTTGCttgtgaaaaataaattttatattgaaaatatttccaaagaaaataatttattttttattgtttgtttataatttaaaaagtaaaaaatagtaACAAATGTAATGGTGTTTATAAGATTCAAAAAGTTCAAAAACTGACTTCCTTTTGAAAAAAAGAggctttattttttcctttgacCAGGAAAATAGTTTCTGTTGATCCAATTTTCAGGATGCCCCAAATTTCaggaaatatgaaaaatatttaccACAAAACAAATGGAGGCTAAATTGTTCTTAAGAATTGCttcattgttttattttagctgtAGTATATATGAACCTGTGTAAGTTGTTGCATGAAGAGCCAATATTCATGTACATATGCTGAAAATTATTGTGTATGTCCCTGGTTCCTGCATAAGAAACATATATGTCTACTTGTATCCAGTAATGCAAGCATATACTTGGTAATAATGAAATTGATACAGTTTACATTAGATTGTTGCGTGCTGATAAGTTTATGCATTAGGTTGCTGTGCCATTCAAGTTTTATCATTTTGTGCATGCTTTAGCCGTCTCTGGGACTTCTAGTGCTAGATGACTTATTGACTTCATTATGTAGGTGGGTGGATGATCACTTGGTACATGTCCTATCTCCAAACATATACCGCAACACTTCTGAGGCTCTTGAATCCTTTGACTATATCACAAGCCATGGTAAAACATATTGTCTGTAGAATTTTGTAGCTTTGTCTCCCTTTTTATGTGTACATCCTAATCTTATGCATGTGTTTGGTGCtaaatttctatttataataaattgttACACATTCTTTGGGTTAATGGGTCCTGGGGATAGCTTAGTGTGTTGTAAATGAATGGCTGATTGGGTTATTCTCACagctattataatttataaactgAAGACCATATTGGATGTTGCATAAAACCTGAATGTGGAGTGATATGTCGGACAAGGACTAAAATTTACAACCCTTCTGCTTTTATATGCTAAATGCTTTCTGTATTTGACAGCAATATTTCTGATTTGCTCagtatttcatattttttgctAATGCTCTTGATTCTCTTGCAGGAAATTTTAGCTTCACTGAAAAATTTACAGTGAAGTATGCTGGAGCTGCTGCAATGTATTTTGTGTCCaagaaattgaagaagaaaTATAACATTACTGATGAGCGTGCTGCCTTGTATGAAGCTGCAGAGACATGGGTGGATGCTTTAAACGGCCGAGAGTTTCTTGGTATGCACTGTTTTTCTGAAAATACCCTCATGATATTTCATGCAACTCCATTTGCTTTGCGTAAAATATACATAGCCCTTGTTTGAtattgtttatttaatttataatcatATCATGCatccattacattacatggtttAGCAAAACATATTAGCAGCaaaaaaaatcttcaattaACATTCAGGGATCTTTCTGATTGTAGTGAGTACATAATATATCCTCTTGCATGTTAAGAATCTTGTGTTAGTTTTATTCTTGCTTTATAAATTCAAATCAACAATCATTTCCAAGTGTGTGGTATCCAAATGGGTGTTGTTATGAAATTGTTGAATAAAATTTCtatttgtaataaattattacaCATTATTAGAGTTGTCTCCAGGTTGAGTTCTTGAGATTAAATTCTAGTTGGCGCCAAAGGAAAAAAATGGGAAAAAAGACCTTGGTTTGTTATTTATGTCTACAATGTATGCTGTATGAGCTCCCGAAGTAGGGTATTATTTCGGTTATAACAAAATAATCAAACTGAACCAATGAAATCCCTATATTTAAGTTGGTGTATGTTCAATTCATACTGGTTATCAGTTGGTAATTCTTAGaattttttgtgttttttttttccatcgCATTTGATTTAGCAATCAGACTAACTgaataactaaattttattaattaatatattacttgtatttttattaagaatacactattaataattaatttataattatagtttTACTAATGAAATCCCTATATTTTGGTAGGAGTATGTGCAATTCAGACTAGTGATCGATtagtaattcttaaaatttttggTGTTTGGTTGCATTTGATTTGGTAATCAAACTAATTGaaataagtaaattttattaattaatatattacttataattttattaagaatacattattaataaataata encodes:
- the LOC110631033 gene encoding prostaglandin E synthase 2, whose product is MRRASTLASSVFSRTLATTYDGGATTTNRRLLQAALYCTGGAGGSYNHNRWFYRLSNSFSARAASVGVAGALVSVAATTFLAQEAYAKEPPPQELVPKDVVLYQYEACPFCNKVKAFLDYYDIPYKVVEVNPISKKEIKWSDYKKVPILMVDGEQLVDSSVIIDKLRSKISKKKIDLASDGGGEEEKWRRWVDDHLVHVLSPNIYRNTSEALESFDYITSHGNFSFTEKFTVKYAGAAAMYFVSKKLKKKYNITDERAALYEAAETWVDALNGREFLGGSKPNLADLAVFGVLRPIRYLRSGRDMVEHTRIGEWYTRMEHAVGESSRIRA